The proteins below are encoded in one region of Equus przewalskii isolate Varuska chromosome 1, EquPr2, whole genome shotgun sequence:
- the NUDT13 gene encoding NAD(P)H pyrophosphatase NUDT13, mitochondrial isoform X1, whose amino-acid sequence MSLYCGIACRRKSLWCYRLLSTYVTKTRYLLELKEDDDACKTAQQTGAFYLFHSLAPLLQKSEHQYLAPQHSLSELEKLLAKFGQDTQRIEDSVLLGCSEKHEAWFALDLVLNSSSPINASLQKPQMETELKGSFIELRKALFQLNEKDASLLSTAQALLRWHDAHQFCSRSGQPTKKNMAGSKRVCPSNKIIYYPQMAPVVITLVSDGTQCLLARQSSFPKGMYSALAGFCDIGESLEEAVRREVAEEVGLEVERLQYSASQHWPFPNSSLMIACHATVKPGQTEIQVNLRELEAAAWFSHDEVATALRRNNPYTQQQNGTFPFWLPPKLAIAHQLIKEWVEKPTCSALPA is encoded by the exons GTATTTATTAGAACTGAAGGAAGATGATGATGCATGCAAAACAGCCCAGCAGACGGGAGCATTTTACCTCTTTCATAGCCTGGCTCCTTTGCTTCAGAAATCAGAACATCAGTACCTGGCCCCCCAGCATAGCCTATCAG AGTTGGAAAAGCTCCTGGCTAAGTTTGGACAGGACACACAAAGAATAGAAGATTCGGTGCTGCTTGGCTGCTCCGAAAAGCATGAAGCATGGTTTGCTCTGGATCTGGTTCTCAACAGCTCCTCTCCCATAAACG cTTCCTTACAGAAACCTCAAATGGAGACAGAGCTCAAGGGGTCTTTCATTGAGCTAAGGAAGGCTCTCTTTCAGCTGAATGAGAAGGATGCCTCCTTACTATCCACG GCTCAGGCTCTTCTCCGTTGGCATGATGCCCATCAGTTCTGCAGCAGAAGTGGGCAGCCCACCAAGAAGAATATGGCTGGCAGCAAGCGTGTGTGCCCTTCCAATAAGATCATCTATTATCCACAG ATGGCTCCCGTGGTGATCACTCTGGTGTCAGATGGGACTCAATGCCTGCTTGCTCGCCAGAGTTCCTTTCCCAAGGGAATGTATTCTGCCTTGGCAGGTTTTTGTGATATAG GTGAAAGTCTGGAAGAGGCTGTCCGGCGAGAAGTTGCAGAAGAGGTGGGATTGGAGGTGGAAAGACTGCAGTACTCTGCATCCCAGCACTGGCCCTTTCCTAATAGCTCACTCATGATTGCCTGTCATGCAACTGTGAAACCAGGGCAAACAGAG ATCCAGGTGAACTTGAGAGAACTAGAGGCAGCTGCCTGGTTCAGTCACGATGAGGTGGCTACAGCCCTGAGGAGAAACAACCCATATACTCAGCAACAGAATGGGACTTTTCCATTCTGGTTGCCCCCCAAGTTAGCCATTGCTCACCAACTGATTAAGGAGTGGGTAGAAAAACCAACCTGTTCTGCCCTGCCTGCTTAA
- the NUDT13 gene encoding NAD(P)H pyrophosphatase NUDT13, mitochondrial isoform X3, translating into MAGSKRVCPSNKIIYYPQMAPVVITLVSDGTQCLLARQSSFPKGMYSALAGFCDIGESLEEAVRREVAEEVGLEVERLQYSASQHWPFPNSSLMIACHATVKPGQTEIQVNLRELEAAAWFSHDEVATALRRNNPYTQQQNGTFPFWLPPKLAIAHQLIKEWVEKPTCSALPA; encoded by the exons ATGGCTGGCAGCAAGCGTGTGTGCCCTTCCAATAAGATCATCTATTATCCACAG ATGGCTCCCGTGGTGATCACTCTGGTGTCAGATGGGACTCAATGCCTGCTTGCTCGCCAGAGTTCCTTTCCCAAGGGAATGTATTCTGCCTTGGCAGGTTTTTGTGATATAG GTGAAAGTCTGGAAGAGGCTGTCCGGCGAGAAGTTGCAGAAGAGGTGGGATTGGAGGTGGAAAGACTGCAGTACTCTGCATCCCAGCACTGGCCCTTTCCTAATAGCTCACTCATGATTGCCTGTCATGCAACTGTGAAACCAGGGCAAACAGAG ATCCAGGTGAACTTGAGAGAACTAGAGGCAGCTGCCTGGTTCAGTCACGATGAGGTGGCTACAGCCCTGAGGAGAAACAACCCATATACTCAGCAACAGAATGGGACTTTTCCATTCTGGTTGCCCCCCAAGTTAGCCATTGCTCACCAACTGATTAAGGAGTGGGTAGAAAAACCAACCTGTTCTGCCCTGCCTGCTTAA